From one Actinomycetes bacterium genomic stretch:
- the zwf gene encoding glucose-6-phosphate dehydrogenase codes for MTSGDSNPLVVGDRVRATPPPTAMVVFGGSGDLAHRKIVPALYNLELHRLLPQNFAMVGSSRTEFSDEEYRADMRKAVEEFSRTQPIQKEVWESFARRLHYISGSSNDPDTYARIGDLLDRFDRDLGTDGNRLFYLSLIPRLFPDTVRGIGKSGIGGRAWDRGWSRVVVEKPFGHDLASARELQALVTEVFPERDVFRIDHYLGKESVQNIIAFRFANGIFEPVWNHRYVDHVQVTVAESLGIEHRGHFYETAGAIRDIIQNHALQVLALVGMEPPATFEAEDVRNEKAKVLKAVRRMTGETVDRNVVRGQYGEGWVDGQQVPAYRDEHDVAPDSAVETYVALELLIDNWRWAGTPFYLRTGKRLPKRATEVVVQFKAAPHLPFGEAAQDGLEPNALVLRIQPNEGITMKFGAKVPGPSMEVRSVNMDFSYGTAFADDLPDAYERLLLDVMVGDPTLFPRWDSVELAWQVVQPILDRWAEAPPPDFPNYAAGEWGPKAADELIARHQPGRRWRRP; via the coding sequence GTGACCTCAGGGGACAGCAACCCGCTGGTGGTCGGTGACCGGGTCCGGGCCACGCCGCCCCCGACCGCGATGGTGGTGTTCGGCGGCTCCGGCGACCTCGCCCATCGCAAGATCGTCCCCGCGCTGTACAACCTCGAGCTGCACCGGCTGCTGCCGCAGAACTTCGCCATGGTGGGGTCCTCGCGCACCGAGTTCTCCGACGAGGAGTACCGGGCCGACATGCGCAAGGCGGTCGAGGAGTTCTCCCGCACCCAGCCGATCCAGAAGGAGGTGTGGGAGTCGTTCGCGAGGCGGCTGCACTACATCAGCGGGTCGTCCAACGACCCCGACACCTATGCCCGGATCGGCGACCTGCTCGACCGCTTCGACCGCGACTTGGGCACCGACGGCAACCGCCTGTTCTACCTGTCGCTCATCCCCAGGCTGTTCCCCGACACCGTCCGCGGGATCGGCAAGTCCGGCATCGGCGGCCGGGCCTGGGACCGGGGCTGGTCCCGGGTGGTGGTCGAGAAGCCGTTCGGCCACGACCTGGCCTCCGCCCGCGAGCTGCAGGCCCTGGTCACCGAGGTGTTCCCCGAGCGCGACGTGTTCCGCATCGACCACTACCTGGGCAAGGAGAGCGTCCAGAACATCATCGCGTTCCGCTTCGCCAACGGCATCTTCGAGCCGGTCTGGAACCACCGCTACGTCGACCACGTGCAGGTCACCGTGGCCGAGTCGCTCGGCATCGAGCACCGGGGCCACTTCTACGAGACCGCCGGCGCGATCCGCGACATCATCCAGAACCACGCCCTGCAGGTCCTCGCCCTGGTCGGGATGGAGCCGCCGGCCACCTTCGAGGCCGAGGACGTCCGCAACGAGAAGGCCAAGGTGCTCAAGGCGGTGCGCCGCATGACCGGGGAGACGGTCGACCGCAACGTCGTCCGCGGCCAGTACGGCGAGGGCTGGGTCGACGGCCAGCAGGTGCCCGCCTACCGGGACGAGCACGACGTGGCGCCCGACTCGGCGGTGGAGACCTACGTGGCGCTCGAGCTGCTGATCGACAACTGGCGCTGGGCGGGCACCCCCTTCTACCTGCGCACCGGCAAGCGGCTGCCCAAGCGGGCCACCGAGGTCGTGGTCCAGTTCAAGGCCGCGCCGCACCTGCCGTTCGGGGAGGCGGCCCAGGACGGGCTGGAGCCCAACGCGCTCGTCCTGCGCATCCAGCCCAACGAGGGCATCACCATGAAGTTCGGCGCCAAGGTGCCCGGCCCGTCCATGGAGGTCCGCTCGGTCAACATGGACTTCTCCTACGGCACCGCGTTCGCCGACGACCTGCCCGACGCGTACGAGCGCCTGCTGCTCGACGTGATGGTGGGCGACCCGACCTTGTTCCCCCGCTGGGACTCGGTCGAGCTGGCCTGGCAGGTGGTGCAGCCGATCCTGGACCGCTGGGCCGAGGCGCCCCCGCCCGACTTCCCCAACTACGCGGCGGGGGAGTGGGGCCCGAAGGCGGCCGACGAGCTGATCGCGCGCCACCAGCCCGGCCGGCGCTGGAGGCGGCCGTGA
- the tal gene encoding transaldolase gives MTRPLEELTRQGVAVWVDSIARDWLQKGELRRLRDQYFVVGVTSNPTIFQKAMGEGSFYDDDIARLAREGLDAKAIFEALALDDIRAAAAELEPVYEQHAGDGYVSFEVDPGIANDTDATVRDARRLFDTLNRPNVFIKIPATAAGIPAIRASIGAGINVNVTLIFSIERYREVIEAYLAGLEDLADAGGDLESVASVASFFVSRVDTNVDAKLQAVVERGGPDAERARARLGTAAIDNAKLAYEVFQQTFTGPRWEALAREGARVQRPLWASTSTKNPAYRDVMYVEELVARQTVDTMPLETIEAFADHGVVRGQTATEGLDRAHALWSDLAALGIDEATVGRELEEEGVKKFADSYQAALDTVEAKRARVVG, from the coding sequence ATGACCCGTCCACTCGAAGAGCTCACCCGCCAGGGGGTCGCCGTCTGGGTCGACTCGATCGCCCGCGACTGGCTCCAGAAGGGGGAGCTGCGCCGCCTCCGCGACCAGTACTTCGTCGTCGGAGTGACCTCCAACCCGACCATCTTCCAGAAGGCCATGGGCGAGGGCTCGTTCTACGACGACGACATCGCGCGGCTGGCCCGCGAGGGCCTGGACGCCAAGGCCATCTTCGAGGCGCTCGCCCTGGACGACATCCGGGCCGCCGCCGCCGAGCTCGAGCCGGTCTACGAGCAGCACGCCGGCGACGGCTACGTGTCGTTCGAGGTGGACCCTGGCATCGCCAACGACACCGACGCCACCGTGCGCGACGCGCGACGGCTCTTCGACACCCTCAACCGGCCCAACGTGTTCATCAAGATCCCCGCCACCGCCGCTGGCATCCCCGCGATCCGGGCCTCGATCGGCGCCGGCATCAACGTCAACGTGACCCTCATCTTCTCGATCGAACGGTACCGGGAGGTCATCGAGGCGTACCTGGCCGGGCTCGAGGACCTGGCCGACGCGGGCGGGGACCTCGAGTCGGTCGCCAGCGTCGCCTCGTTCTTCGTGAGCCGGGTCGACACCAACGTCGACGCCAAGCTGCAGGCGGTCGTGGAGCGGGGCGGCCCCGACGCCGAGCGGGCCAGGGCCCGCCTGGGCACGGCCGCGATCGACAACGCCAAGCTCGCCTACGAGGTGTTCCAGCAGACGTTCACCGGGCCGCGCTGGGAGGCCCTGGCCCGCGAGGGCGCCCGGGTCCAGCGCCCCTTGTGGGCGTCGACCTCCACCAAGAACCCGGCCTACCGCGACGTGATGTACGTCGAGGAGCTGGTGGCCAGGCAGACGGTCGACACCATGCCGCTGGAGACCATCGAGGCGTTCGCCGACCACGGCGTGGTCCGCGGCCAGACCGCCACCGAGGGCCTCGACCGGGCCCACGCGCTCTGGTCGGACCTGGCCGCGCTGGGCATCGACGAGGCCACCGTCGGCCGGGAGCTCGAAGAGGAGGGCGTGAAGAAGTTCGCCGACAGCTACCAGGCCGCCCTCGACACGGTCGAGGCCAAGCGCGCCAGGGTCGTCGGCTGA
- the tkt gene encoding transketolase, translating to MDAIQKAGDGHPGTAMALAPAAYVLWTRFLTFDPADPDWFDRDRFVLSNGHASILQYAALHLVGYDLTMDDLKQQRQWGSRTPGHPERHLTPGVEVTTGPLGQGVGNSVGFAAAERFLADRYNRDGHRVIDHRTWVFASDGDMMEGVASEASSIGGFLRLGKLTLLYDDNHITIDGPTEIAFAEDVEARYRAYGWHTQHVEDANDLEEIAAAYQAAVEEPDRPSFIRLRSHIAWGAPHAQDTSKAHGAALGEEEVRATKHVYGWDPDKHFYVPDGVYDRWRARVPANQQARRQWYQRLEAYAQAEPDLAAELQAGIRGDLPEGWDADLDKLFTEPKKQATRSASNVVMNAIAARLPNFLGGSADLAESNKTELTGAGDYGPDGPGRNLHYGVREHGMGAVTNGLAGHGGLRPFAATFLIFSDYMRPAVRLACLMDLPVVYVWTHDSVGLGGDGPTHQPVEHLASLRAMPVLRVVRPADAPETAEAWRAAIRRTDGPTALALSRQDLPPIDRSTHARADGLHRGAYVLAEAQGGDPELILIASGSEVWVALAARDQLQAGGIPTRVVSMPCWELFEDQDQAYRDQVLPPAVSARLSVEAAARFGWERWVGDAGEAFGIDHFGASAPGATVLEKNGFTPDNIAARARAVHQRAGRRSGSGSAASGGGPPDDLPA from the coding sequence ATGGACGCCATCCAGAAGGCCGGGGACGGCCACCCGGGCACGGCCATGGCGCTGGCCCCCGCCGCCTACGTGCTCTGGACCCGGTTCCTCACCTTCGACCCTGCCGACCCGGACTGGTTCGACCGCGACCGCTTCGTGCTCTCCAACGGGCACGCCTCCATCCTCCAGTACGCGGCGCTGCACCTGGTCGGCTACGACCTGACCATGGACGACCTGAAGCAGCAGCGGCAGTGGGGCTCGCGCACGCCCGGGCACCCCGAGCGCCACCTGACCCCAGGGGTCGAGGTCACCACCGGACCGCTCGGCCAGGGCGTGGGCAACTCGGTCGGGTTCGCGGCCGCCGAGCGGTTCCTGGCCGACCGCTACAACCGGGACGGGCACCGGGTGATCGACCACCGGACCTGGGTGTTCGCCTCCGACGGCGACATGATGGAGGGCGTGGCCAGCGAGGCGTCCTCGATCGGCGGCTTCCTCAGGCTCGGCAAGCTCACCCTGCTGTACGACGACAACCACATCACCATCGACGGCCCGACCGAGATCGCCTTCGCCGAGGACGTCGAGGCCCGCTACCGGGCCTACGGCTGGCACACCCAGCATGTCGAGGACGCCAACGACCTAGAGGAGATCGCCGCCGCCTACCAGGCCGCGGTCGAGGAGCCCGACCGGCCCAGCTTCATCCGGCTGCGCAGCCACATCGCCTGGGGCGCGCCCCACGCCCAGGACACCTCCAAGGCGCACGGGGCGGCGCTCGGCGAGGAGGAGGTCCGGGCGACCAAGCACGTCTACGGCTGGGACCCCGACAAGCACTTCTACGTGCCCGACGGCGTCTACGACCGCTGGCGGGCGCGGGTCCCGGCCAACCAGCAGGCCCGGCGCCAGTGGTACCAGCGCCTGGAGGCCTACGCCCAGGCCGAGCCCGACCTGGCCGCCGAGCTGCAGGCGGGCATCAGGGGCGACCTGCCCGAAGGCTGGGACGCCGACCTCGACAAGCTGTTCACCGAGCCGAAGAAGCAGGCCACCAGGTCGGCGTCGAACGTGGTCATGAACGCGATCGCGGCGCGGCTGCCGAACTTCCTGGGCGGCTCGGCCGACCTGGCCGAGTCCAACAAGACCGAGCTGACCGGCGCCGGCGACTACGGCCCGGACGGCCCCGGGCGCAACCTCCACTACGGCGTCCGCGAGCACGGCATGGGCGCGGTCACCAACGGCCTGGCCGGGCACGGCGGCCTGCGCCCCTTCGCCGCCACCTTCCTGATCTTCTCCGACTACATGCGGCCCGCCGTCCGCCTGGCCTGCCTGATGGACCTGCCCGTGGTGTACGTGTGGACCCACGACTCGGTCGGGCTGGGCGGGGACGGGCCCACCCACCAGCCCGTCGAGCACCTCGCGAGCCTGCGCGCGATGCCGGTCCTGCGCGTGGTCCGCCCGGCCGACGCTCCCGAGACCGCCGAGGCGTGGCGGGCGGCGATCCGCCGCACCGACGGCCCGACCGCGCTCGCGCTCAGCCGCCAGGACCTGCCCCCGATCGACCGCTCCACCCACGCCAGGGCCGACGGGCTGCACCGCGGCGCCTACGTGCTCGCCGAGGCCCAGGGAGGCGACCCGGAGCTGATCCTGATCGCCAGCGGCAGCGAGGTGTGGGTGGCGCTGGCCGCCCGCGACCAGCTCCAGGCCGGCGGCATCCCCACCCGGGTGGTCTCCATGCCCTGCTGGGAGCTGTTCGAGGACCAGGACCAGGCCTACCGCGACCAGGTCCTGCCGCCGGCGGTCAGCGCCCGCCTGTCGGTCGAGGCGGCGGCACGGTTCGGCTGGGAACGGTGGGTCGGCGACGCCGGCGAGGCGTTCGGCATCGACCACTTCGGCGCGTCCGCGCCGGGCGCCACCGTGCTCGAGAAGAACGGCTTCACCCCCGACAACATCGCGGCCCGGGCCAGGGCCGTCCACCAGCGGGCCGGTCGCCGCAGCGGCTCCGGGTCCGCCGCCAGCGGCGGGGGCCCGCCCGACGACCTGCCCGCCTGA
- a CDS encoding RNA degradosome polyphosphate kinase, producing MTETTEAVREDEDATEQSSEAAARERDLFDPYLYLNREVSWLQFNDRVLALAGDPDTPLLERLRFLAIFATNLDEFFMVRVAGLREQVEAGMATRGSDGWTPSETLEAIAKHIGPSVENQVRIFLDEVLPALEAEGIRLADMEELGKRDLDYLRDYFMDQVFPVLTPLAVDPSHPFPYISNLSLSLAVTVRDPSSRRDRFARVKVPGILPRFVPLGYSSTFVPLEQVVVSHLDQLFPGMTVVEAHPFRVTRDADIELAEDEADDLLLAVEQELRRRRFGAVVRLEVAASMPEHVVRLLQRELEVDDSALVTVEGPLNLGDLMGLAGSVDRPELAYEPWVGTTQPRLLATGEEGANLFRTIREGDLLVHHPYDAFSSSVQRFIEQAADDPNVLAIKQTLYRTDGDSPIVSALIHAAETGKQVAVLVELKARFDEASNIGWARALEQAGCHVAYGLVGLKTHSKAALVVRREGSGIRRYLHIGTGNYNAKTARLYTDMGLLSCDEDLAADLTDLFNSLTGYARRVRYRKILVAPDGLRDQLIERIQRTAERHSSRRPGRIVMQMNSLVDAACIRALYAASQTGVEIDLVVRGICRLRPGVPGVSEHIRVRSVMGRFLEHSRVFVFGNGRGREYYIGSADLMPRNLDQRVEVVTPVDDPDLTKRLQGVLDVMLADNVQAWELGEDGTWSQRRPVEEEQPVATHKVLRELALRQGVEARRTGQ from the coding sequence GTGACCGAGACCACCGAAGCCGTACGGGAGGACGAGGACGCGACCGAGCAGTCCAGCGAGGCGGCCGCCAGGGAGCGGGACCTGTTCGATCCTTACCTCTACCTGAACCGTGAGGTCTCCTGGCTGCAGTTCAACGACCGGGTGCTCGCGCTGGCCGGCGACCCGGACACGCCGCTGCTCGAGCGGCTGCGGTTCCTCGCCATCTTCGCCACCAACCTCGACGAGTTCTTCATGGTCCGCGTCGCCGGCCTGCGCGAGCAGGTGGAGGCGGGCATGGCCACCCGCGGGTCGGACGGCTGGACCCCGAGCGAGACCCTCGAGGCGATCGCCAAGCACATCGGGCCGTCGGTCGAGAACCAGGTGCGGATCTTCCTCGACGAGGTCCTGCCCGCCCTCGAGGCCGAGGGGATCCGCCTGGCCGACATGGAGGAGCTGGGCAAGCGCGACCTCGACTACCTGCGCGACTACTTCATGGACCAGGTCTTCCCAGTGCTCACCCCGCTCGCGGTCGACCCGAGCCACCCGTTCCCCTACATCTCCAACCTGTCGCTCTCCCTGGCCGTCACCGTCCGCGACCCGTCGAGCCGGCGCGACCGGTTCGCCCGGGTCAAGGTACCCGGCATCCTGCCCCGCTTCGTGCCGCTCGGGTACAGCAGCACCTTCGTGCCGCTCGAGCAGGTGGTCGTCTCCCACCTCGACCAGCTCTTCCCGGGCATGACCGTGGTCGAGGCGCACCCGTTCCGGGTGACCCGGGACGCCGACATCGAGCTGGCCGAGGACGAGGCCGACGACCTGCTGCTCGCGGTCGAGCAGGAGCTGCGGCGGCGGCGCTTCGGCGCCGTGGTGCGGCTCGAGGTGGCCGCGTCCATGCCCGAGCACGTCGTCCGGCTCCTGCAGCGTGAGCTGGAGGTCGACGACAGCGCCCTGGTCACCGTCGAGGGCCCGCTCAACCTCGGCGACCTCATGGGCCTGGCCGGCAGCGTGGACCGACCCGAGCTGGCCTACGAGCCGTGGGTGGGCACCACCCAGCCGCGGCTGCTGGCCACCGGCGAGGAGGGCGCCAACCTGTTTCGCACCATCCGCGAGGGCGACCTGCTGGTCCACCACCCCTACGACGCCTTCTCGAGCTCGGTGCAGCGCTTCATCGAGCAGGCCGCCGACGACCCGAACGTGCTCGCGATCAAGCAGACCCTGTACCGCACCGACGGCGACTCGCCGATCGTGTCGGCGCTCATCCACGCGGCTGAGACCGGCAAGCAGGTGGCGGTGCTGGTGGAGCTGAAGGCCCGCTTCGACGAGGCGTCCAACATCGGCTGGGCCCGCGCGCTCGAGCAGGCCGGCTGCCACGTCGCCTACGGCCTGGTCGGCCTGAAGACCCACTCCAAGGCCGCCCTGGTCGTCCGCCGCGAGGGCAGCGGCATCCGCCGCTACCTGCACATCGGGACCGGCAACTACAACGCCAAGACCGCGCGGCTGTACACCGACATGGGCCTGCTCTCCTGCGACGAGGACCTGGCCGCCGACCTGACCGACCTGTTCAACTCGCTGACCGGGTACGCGCGGCGGGTCCGCTACCGCAAGATCCTGGTCGCCCCGGACGGGCTGCGCGACCAGCTCATCGAGCGCATCCAGCGGACCGCCGAGCGGCACTCGAGCCGCCGGCCCGGCCGCATCGTGATGCAGATGAACTCGCTGGTCGACGCCGCCTGCATCCGGGCCCTGTACGCCGCCTCCCAGACCGGTGTGGAGATCGACCTGGTGGTCCGGGGGATCTGCCGGCTGCGTCCGGGCGTGCCCGGGGTGAGCGAGCACATCCGGGTGCGCTCGGTCATGGGCCGCTTCCTCGAGCACTCCCGGGTGTTCGTGTTCGGCAACGGCCGCGGCCGCGAGTACTACATCGGCTCGGCCGACCTGATGCCCCGCAACCTCGACCAGCGGGTCGAGGTCGTCACCCCGGTGGACGACCCCGACCTCACCAAGCGGCTGCAGGGCGTCCTCGACGTCATGCTGGCCGACAACGTCCAGGCCTGGGAGCTCGGCGAGGACGGCACCTGGTCGCAGCGGCGGCCGGTCGAGGAGGAGCAGCCGGTCGCCACCCACAAGGTGCTGCGCGAGCTCGCCCTCCGCCAAGGGGTGGAGGCCCGCCGGACGGGGCAGTAG
- a CDS encoding DUF885 family protein, with product MDKRLRALCDLAVSAVRENAGLHEYDGRIQDLSPAGVRAGLARLDRSSPAPGSASSPAPGSASSPIPGSASSPIPGSVSSPIPGSVSSAAPGGPGPGWSAHDEAHLAAFEALARVELGELEEHRWNPLLHVDAMDLSCYDREYAPAAARAEARRRHLAAWPEAVDAARESLDRVPRPVAEALLPAVRGLAAGLDPADPVAAAAIAAHGRLVGHVERAATGGDPDAALGGPALQRLLGVGQAIPVDLGRLEERADAERDRLRAMLDDACARLAPGRPTAAVVAGLLRDHPEAVGVMEEAQAVTAEAIAFTAEHRLVPDLDGECVVGPAPPSRRWALAMMSWAAPYEPDAPSRYYITPPEPDWPAEEQEDWLAVFSRSTLPAITVHEVAPGHFAHGRSLRRAEGDVRRTLHSPAFVEGWAHYAEEVCVELGFRDGDPRFAAGVALEALTRVTRLAVSLGVHRSSMPMADAVRRFEADAFVYGPAAAAEATRATYDPTYGRYTWGKLEILRLREQARSAWGGGYSTQRFHAELLALGAPPLGLMGDILDGTGRTG from the coding sequence ATGGACAAGCGACTGCGGGCCCTGTGCGACCTGGCCGTGAGCGCCGTGCGCGAGAACGCCGGGCTGCACGAGTACGACGGGCGGATCCAGGATCTCTCCCCGGCCGGGGTGCGGGCCGGGCTGGCCCGGCTCGACAGGTCCTCGCCCGCCCCGGGCAGCGCGTCCTCACCCGCCCCGGGCAGCGCGTCCTCGCCCATCCCGGGCAGCGCGTCCTCGCCCATCCCGGGCAGCGTGTCCTCGCCCATCCCGGGCAGCGTGTCCTCGGCCGCCCCGGGCGGGCCGGGGCCGGGGTGGTCCGCCCACGACGAGGCGCACCTGGCCGCGTTCGAGGCCCTGGCCCGGGTCGAGCTGGGGGAGCTCGAGGAGCACCGCTGGAACCCGCTGCTGCACGTCGACGCCATGGACCTGTCCTGCTACGACCGGGAGTACGCACCGGCAGCAGCGCGGGCCGAGGCGCGCCGCCGCCACCTGGCCGCCTGGCCCGAGGCGGTCGACGCGGCCCGGGAGAGCCTGGACCGGGTGCCCCGGCCGGTCGCCGAGGCGCTGCTGCCGGCCGTGCGCGGGCTCGCGGCCGGGCTGGACCCGGCCGACCCGGTGGCCGCGGCCGCGATCGCTGCGCACGGCCGGCTCGTCGGCCATGTGGAGCGGGCGGCGACCGGCGGCGACCCCGACGCGGCCCTGGGCGGGCCGGCACTCCAGCGGCTCCTCGGCGTCGGGCAGGCCATCCCGGTCGACCTCGGCCGGCTGGAGGAGCGAGCCGACGCCGAACGCGACCGGCTGCGGGCGATGCTGGACGACGCCTGCGCCCGGCTCGCGCCCGGCCGCCCGACCGCGGCGGTGGTCGCCGGCCTGCTCCGCGACCATCCCGAGGCCGTCGGCGTGATGGAGGAGGCACAGGCGGTGACCGCCGAGGCGATCGCCTTCACCGCCGAGCACCGGCTCGTGCCCGACCTGGACGGCGAGTGCGTGGTCGGCCCGGCGCCGCCGTCGCGCCGCTGGGCGCTGGCGATGATGTCGTGGGCGGCGCCGTATGAGCCGGACGCGCCCTCGCGCTACTACATCACCCCGCCCGAGCCGGACTGGCCGGCCGAGGAGCAGGAGGACTGGCTGGCGGTGTTCAGCCGCTCGACCCTGCCCGCGATCACCGTGCACGAGGTCGCCCCCGGGCACTTCGCGCACGGGCGGAGCCTGCGCCGGGCCGAGGGTGACGTGCGCAGGACCCTGCACTCCCCGGCGTTCGTGGAGGGCTGGGCCCACTACGCCGAGGAGGTCTGCGTCGAGCTGGGGTTCCGGGACGGCGACCCGCGCTTCGCCGCCGGGGTGGCGCTCGAGGCGCTCACCCGGGTCACCCGGCTGGCCGTGTCGCTCGGGGTGCACCGCAGCTCGATGCCCATGGCCGATGCGGTGCGCCGGTTCGAGGCGGACGCGTTCGTGTACGGGCCGGCCGCGGCGGCCGAGGCGACCCGGGCCACCTACGACCCCACCTACGGCCGCTACACCTGGGGCAAGCTCGAGATCCTGCGCCTGCGCGAGCAGGCCCGCTCGGCCTGGGGCGGCGGCTACTCCACGCAGCGGTTCCATGCCGAGCTGCTGGCGCTTGGCGCCCCGCCCCTCGGCCTCATGGGCGACATCCTCGACGGGACCGGCCGGACGGGCTGA
- a CDS encoding aminotransferase class V-fold PLP-dependent enzyme, producing the protein MADDLLAWRHRFPTLDGAPYLAAHTLGPMPDSVPGALARFAEEWAAEGVGAWRGWLEQVRATAAILERLLGAPEGSVVLGPNVSVLAGQVLSCVDWHGRRNRLVTTDLEFSTCDYLYRAQEMAGAEVVVVPSGQLTVDPERVAAAVDERTALVAVTHVAFRSSALLDPAPIVARAHEVGALVLLDTYQSAGTVPVDLAALGVDLAVGGSVKWLLGGPGTGYLYARPEVAERLAPRSVGWFGHAAPFAFEPAPTRHAPGAGRFVTGTPNVAAHVMAAEGYRIVAEAGVAGIRAKSQHQTARLLEGFVEQGAVMRGPADVRRRGGSVVVDFDGAEKATEELIRRGFTCDYRPGAGLRLGPHFYTVDDECDAVVAEVAAIRAGR; encoded by the coding sequence GTGGCCGACGACCTGCTGGCCTGGCGCCACCGCTTCCCCACCCTGGACGGTGCGCCCTACCTCGCCGCCCACACCCTCGGGCCGATGCCCGACTCGGTCCCGGGCGCCCTGGCCCGCTTCGCCGAGGAGTGGGCGGCCGAGGGGGTGGGCGCCTGGAGGGGCTGGCTCGAGCAGGTCCGGGCCACCGCGGCGATCCTCGAGCGGCTGCTCGGCGCCCCCGAGGGGTCGGTCGTGCTCGGCCCGAACGTCTCCGTCCTGGCCGGCCAGGTGCTCTCGTGCGTGGACTGGCACGGCCGCCGGAACCGGCTCGTCACCACCGACCTCGAGTTCTCCACCTGCGACTACCTGTACCGGGCCCAGGAGATGGCCGGGGCCGAGGTCGTGGTCGTGCCGTCCGGGCAGCTCACCGTCGACCCCGAGCGGGTCGCCGCCGCCGTGGACGAGCGGACCGCGTTGGTCGCCGTCACCCACGTCGCCTTCCGGTCCTCCGCCCTGCTCGACCCGGCCCCGATCGTGGCCCGCGCCCACGAGGTCGGTGCGCTCGTCCTGCTCGACACCTACCAGTCGGCCGGCACCGTCCCGGTCGACCTGGCCGCGCTCGGCGTCGACCTCGCGGTCGGCGGGTCGGTGAAGTGGCTGCTGGGCGGGCCGGGCACCGGCTACCTGTACGCCCGGCCCGAGGTGGCCGAGCGGCTCGCCCCCCGCTCGGTGGGCTGGTTCGGCCACGCGGCGCCGTTCGCGTTCGAGCCCGCCCCGACCAGGCATGCCCCGGGGGCGGGCCGCTTCGTGACCGGCACGCCCAACGTGGCGGCGCACGTGATGGCGGCCGAGGGCTACCGGATCGTGGCCGAGGCCGGGGTGGCGGGGATCCGGGCGAAGTCCCAGCATCAGACTGCACGGCTGCTCGAGGGGTTCGTCGAGCAGGGGGCGGTGATGCGCGGCCCGGCCGACGTGCGCCGGCGCGGGGGCAGCGTGGTGGTCGACTTCGACGGCGCCGAGAAGGCCACCGAGGAGCTGATCCGGCGTGGCTTCACCTGCGACTACCGGCCGGGCGCCGGCCTGCGCCTGGGACCGCACTTCTACACCGTCGACGACGAGTGCGACGCGGTGGTCGCCGAGGTGGCCGCGATCCGGGCTGGTCGCTGA
- a CDS encoding C40 family peptidase — protein sequence MQNALRSWHVPKHVLIRSIAATALAGALAIPSTATAPAQAAPVAVSVHAPRAAVAASSLAARKAAKRGRVVAYAKQAIGKRYRWGAVGPRAYDCSGLVLASYRAVGIRLPHSSRMQWRYGKRVSVRKLLPGDILFYSRGSGRISHVALYVGGGKMVHASRRGVPVKMVKMRTRGLVGARRIIV from the coding sequence GTGCAGAATGCCCTGCGTTCCTGGCATGTCCCAAAACACGTCCTGATCCGCTCGATCGCCGCAACCGCGCTCGCTGGCGCGCTGGCGATCCCGTCCACAGCCACCGCGCCGGCCCAGGCCGCGCCGGTGGCTGTCTCTGTCCATGCGCCCCGCGCCGCCGTCGCGGCGTCCTCGCTGGCGGCCCGCAAGGCCGCCAAGCGGGGCCGCGTGGTCGCCTATGCCAAGCAGGCGATCGGCAAGCGGTACCGCTGGGGCGCCGTTGGCCCGCGCGCCTATGACTGCTCTGGGCTGGTGCTCGCCTCCTACCGGGCGGTGGGCATCAGGCTCCCGCACAGCTCGCGGATGCAGTGGAGGTATGGCAAGCGCGTGTCGGTCCGCAAGCTCCTGCCAGGAGACATCCTCTTCTACAGCAGAGGATCGGGCCGGATCAGCCATGTCGCCCTGTACGTCGGCGGTGGCAAGATGGTCCACGCCTCGCGGAGGGGCGTCCCGGTCAAGATGGTGAAGATGCGCACCAGAGGCCTGGTCGGAGCCAGACGAATCATCGTCTGA
- a CDS encoding VOC family protein: MGNPVVYFELGGVEHEPLVKFYGELFGWRLQTIPGSNYALVDTQGGGGINGGIGKSRTGEPWSTFYVEAGDLQAVLDQAESLGAKTVMPVTEIPGRVTFAMFNDPDGLLIGLVKGEEPAEGAPQGPSAGTGAPVDWFEVLGADATRTQAFYTALFGWKINEGAPGYGLVDTGAGRGIQGGLGAGEEARWATVYASVPDVEGTLARAEELGGRRIYGPMAVDDHMQTGAFRDLAGNVFGVYHHGSH; the protein is encoded by the coding sequence ATGGGCAATCCGGTGGTGTACTTCGAGCTGGGCGGCGTGGAGCACGAGCCGCTCGTGAAGTTCTACGGGGAGCTCTTCGGATGGAGGCTGCAGACGATCCCCGGCTCGAACTACGCCCTGGTCGATACCCAGGGCGGTGGTGGGATCAACGGCGGGATCGGCAAGAGCCGGACCGGCGAGCCCTGGTCGACGTTCTACGTCGAGGCGGGCGACCTCCAGGCCGTCCTGGACCAGGCCGAGTCGCTTGGGGCCAAGACCGTGATGCCGGTCACCGAGATCCCAGGCAGGGTGACCTTCGCGATGTTCAACGACCCCGACGGTTTGTTGATCGGGCTGGTCAAGGGCGAGGAGCCAGCGGAGGGCGCGCCACAGGGCCCGTCGGCGGGTACGGGGGCCCCGGTCGACTGGTTCGAGGTCCTGGGCGCTGACGCCACGCGGACGCAAGCCTTCTATACGGCGCTGTTCGGCTGGAAGATCAATGAGGGCGCCCCGGGCTACGGGCTGGTGGACACTGGGGCCGGGCGTGGCATCCAGGGGGGTCTGGGCGCTGGCGAGGAGGCCCGCTGGGCAACCGTCTACGCGAGCGTGCCAGACGTCGAGGGGACGCTGGCCCGGGCTGAGGAGCTCGGGGGCAGGCGGATCTACGGGCCCATGGCGGTCGACGATCACATGCAGACGGGTGCTTTCCGCGATCTGGCCGGGAACGTGTTCGGCGTCTACCACCACGGGTCGCACTGA